A single Vulcanisaeta distributa DSM 14429 DNA region contains:
- a CDS encoding saccharopine dehydrogenase C-terminal domain-containing protein has protein sequence MVSIGIVGLGPMGRAIAYYLARHTGHVVNGYDVSDEAVSEAKRLGINNAVKADARNYEDLKRIAGENDVIVSAVPQSIADQVVLRLHELGKPVIDLIFMWKYNEDLARKLVSGPIIIPACGWAPGLTNLLAMAAANELEVVEEVGIHVGGNPVDPKPPLYYELLFSLESTVDEYVRSATIIKDGRVVGVEPLAEIFDFRTWLVNGEFAEFYTDGLSTLLVTLPKYFKTLRNVYERTIRWRRHLEIMRVLRDLGLLSDVETAKYVLSKSLRPGINDFSIMVVEAKGKISGDYAVVKFESVDYAQGGFTSMARLTGFTAAIIADLVARGEIRGEGLTPIEEAYIRNRSILSQVVNALKMENVKIYKTKTMIE, from the coding sequence GTGGTTTCAATAGGTATTGTTGGTTTGGGTCCGATGGGTCGTGCAATTGCTTATTACTTGGCTAGGCATACGGGCCATGTCGTTAATGGTTATGATGTTAGTGATGAGGCAGTCAGTGAGGCTAAGCGATTGGGCATTAATAATGCGGTTAAGGCTGATGCCAGGAATTATGAGGATCTGAAACGTATTGCAGGCGAGAATGACGTGATTGTCAGCGCAGTCCCGCAGTCAATAGCCGATCAGGTGGTCCTTAGACTTCATGAGCTTGGTAAACCCGTTATTGACTTAATATTCATGTGGAAGTACAATGAGGATTTAGCCCGTAAGTTAGTCAGTGGTCCCATTATTATCCCGGCCTGTGGTTGGGCTCCAGGACTGACTAACTTACTCGCTATGGCGGCTGCCAATGAGCTTGAGGTTGTTGAGGAGGTGGGTATACATGTCGGTGGTAACCCGGTTGATCCAAAGCCACCACTTTACTACGAGCTTCTCTTCTCCCTTGAGAGTACGGTTGATGAGTACGTTAGGTCTGCAACGATTATTAAGGATGGTAGGGTCGTCGGTGTTGAGCCGCTTGCGGAGATCTTTGACTTTAGGACTTGGCTCGTTAATGGCGAGTTCGCGGAGTTTTATACGGATGGTTTAAGTACATTGCTTGTAACATTACCCAAGTATTTTAAGACCCTGAGGAATGTTTACGAGAGGACTATTAGGTGGAGGAGACATTTGGAAATTATGAGGGTTCTCAGGGACCTTGGGCTTTTGAGTGATGTAGAGACTGCGAAGTATGTGCTCTCTAAGTCATTAAGACCCGGGATAAACGACTTCTCAATAATGGTTGTTGAGGCTAAGGGTAAAATAAGCGGTGATTACGCCGTGGTTAAGTTCGAAAGTGTTGACTATGCCCAGGGAGGCTTCACATCAATGGCTAGACTCACAGGCTTCACCGCGGCCATCATAGCCGACTTAGTGGCCAGGGGTGAAATAAGGGGTGAGGGGTTAACACCAATTGAGGAGGCGTACATAAGAAATAGGTCCATATTAAGCCAAGTAGTAAATGCGCTGAAGATGGAGAACGTAAAAATATATAAAACAAAGACAATGATAGAATAA
- a CDS encoding APC family permease, with amino-acid sequence MTSSTQSQVRLRRALTMTDYFMLAFTGMVGSGWLFAALGASGAMGPASLLSWIIAGVFFIFMVFPFAELGGLFPFSGSLARYNHYSHGTISNYLLAWAYTLGAITTVSVEAVAIVEYASYYIPQFWNSTIGVLTPLGLAVAALLVLVFLAIQLIGVNVYGWFNRFITAWKIIIPGLTIILLIALYFHPDYVIGKLPGGFAPYGYSVVFSGMITTGIVWAYEGFRQGLEYAGEGKNPQRDAPLGTILALISVIILYILLEIAFIGAINWEAAGVKPGDWQSLASSSWQAHPFASEAMATGIPILMGLAVLLLIDAAISPAGTLAVFLGTSGRNLYGMSRVGYIPEFFSRIHRKFQTPWIALIIAAVIGIAFMAPFPTWYTIMSYSAVMTVYGYLQVGITNHALRKLAPDLKRPFNPPAWYVFYPLSFVVASLLIYWSGWSYVNAIIAGVILGFPLLLLGPYRSEIKLTRAASVIFAVVYWVTSSLLIAGWYLNWFASLGVITSFAVYWTLISLIQVLSLFYLWFKSRHPDVKAALWVPIYNILLGVISYIGSLGPLSTPLIPYPWDYITFAILSLVVYFIAINLAYETKDLRQIKEKGLPIE; translated from the coding sequence ATGACGTCAAGTACTCAATCTCAGGTTAGGCTTAGGAGAGCTTTAACCATGACTGATTATTTCATGTTAGCATTCACGGGTATGGTCGGTAGTGGTTGGTTATTCGCAGCATTAGGTGCTTCTGGTGCCATGGGACCTGCATCTCTCCTCTCTTGGATAATAGCTGGTGTATTCTTCATATTCATGGTATTCCCCTTCGCAGAACTTGGTGGTCTTTTCCCATTCAGTGGCTCTCTAGCTAGGTATAACCATTATAGTCACGGAACAATTAGTAACTACTTACTAGCCTGGGCATATACGTTGGGTGCGATTACCACGGTTAGCGTCGAGGCAGTAGCCATTGTTGAATACGCCAGCTATTACATACCGCAGTTTTGGAATTCAACTATTGGAGTATTGACACCGCTTGGTTTAGCCGTAGCAGCATTGTTAGTATTGGTCTTTCTCGCAATTCAATTAATTGGTGTAAATGTTTATGGCTGGTTTAATAGATTCATAACTGCCTGGAAAATAATAATACCTGGCTTAACAATAATATTATTAATTGCATTATACTTTCACCCGGACTATGTAATTGGTAAGTTACCGGGTGGTTTTGCGCCATATGGTTACTCAGTGGTCTTTTCCGGTATGATTACCACAGGTATTGTTTGGGCATACGAGGGGTTTAGACAAGGTCTTGAGTATGCCGGTGAAGGCAAGAATCCGCAAAGAGATGCGCCGTTAGGGACGATACTTGCATTGATATCCGTGATAATACTTTACATATTACTTGAAATTGCATTTATAGGGGCAATTAATTGGGAGGCGGCTGGTGTGAAACCTGGTGATTGGCAGTCACTTGCGTCAAGTAGTTGGCAAGCCCATCCATTTGCCAGTGAGGCCATGGCAACCGGGATACCGATATTAATGGGTCTTGCTGTATTACTTTTAATTGATGCCGCCATATCACCTGCTGGAACCTTAGCTGTCTTTCTTGGGACTAGCGGTAGGAATTTATATGGTATGTCTAGGGTTGGTTATATACCTGAATTCTTTTCACGAATACACAGAAAGTTCCAGACGCCCTGGATAGCCCTCATAATTGCCGCAGTAATAGGTATAGCGTTTATGGCGCCATTCCCAACCTGGTATACAATAATGTCATATTCTGCCGTGATGACAGTTTATGGCTATTTACAAGTTGGCATAACCAATCATGCACTTAGGAAGTTGGCTCCTGACTTAAAGAGACCGTTTAACCCACCGGCTTGGTACGTATTCTACCCGCTTAGCTTCGTCGTTGCATCACTGCTTATTTATTGGTCTGGCTGGTCATACGTCAACGCAATAATAGCGGGTGTTATACTCGGATTCCCACTATTGCTTCTCGGTCCATATAGGTCAGAAATTAAGTTGACACGTGCAGCATCTGTGATATTTGCGGTGGTTTACTGGGTAACTTCATCATTATTAATTGCCGGTTGGTACCTCAATTGGTTTGCTAGCTTAGGCGTGATCACATCATTCGCCGTTTACTGGACATTAATATCCCTAATTCAGGTGTTGAGCCTGTTTTACCTATGGTTTAAGTCAAGGCACCCAGACGTTAAGGCTGCCCTCTGGGTACCAATATACAACATATTGCTAGGCGTAATATCGTACATAGGCTCATTGGGTCCACTATCAACGCCATTAATACCATACCCATGGGACTACATAACATTTGCAATACTGAGCTTAGTAGTCTACTTCATAGCAATAAATCTAGCCTACGAAACAAAGGATCTAAGGCAGATAAAAGAGAAGGGGTTACCAATAGAATAA
- a CDS encoding APC family permease, translated as MVNPPEAGPEVGEKKAIQSDKQLRRALNQWDIAFLVVGAMIGSGWLFGSLGAAATAGPAAILSWLIAGFLMIFIALAYAEIGGMLPKSGGIVRYPQYTHGGFASFIMGWAYFLSAVTVAPSEAIAAVTYMSSYLPQLMSNGLLTPLGTLVAAALVVFFFLLNWYGVHVMGKTNTAVGWWKLIIPSLTFILLMALAMHTVNYSGLAGGFIPYGWSEVFLAIPTTGIAYAYLGFRQGIDYSGEARKATDVVWGTILGYVIVMFIYVMLQVAFIGAVNWSAAKVSPGNWQALSSSVLSSGPFYEIMATSGVAILAGFAVILLIDAIISPSGTGWIYIGTTARTIYGMAADGHLPSAFLKLNRHKIPLWPTIAALVLGLLFLLPFPTWFAISSFITTTTVFTYIIGGPSLMTLRRTAPNANRPIKLPAASVIGAIATIAAFLIVYWSTFYYLWFAIALILAGLPLFYMYTMVNRYGASRTAGIVSGIIYWVVLIVATYYLIYLPFAAPTGWPASLPVTMLKLQPTHIVDFVSYVVVMIAMVVGFTLYVASTARDREIAMKHVKAGWWVVATIFSAFILSFLGSFSVFETPIIPFPWDTIIAALVALGLYLYGSYSGILTEDLVVALRELGGV; from the coding sequence ATGGTGAACCCACCTGAGGCAGGGCCTGAGGTTGGTGAAAAGAAGGCTATTCAAAGCGATAAACAGTTAAGGAGGGCGTTGAACCAGTGGGATATAGCCTTCCTAGTTGTAGGCGCCATGATTGGTAGTGGTTGGTTATTTGGTTCACTTGGCGCGGCTGCCACGGCGGGTCCTGCCGCCATTCTCTCTTGGCTAATTGCTGGGTTCCTAATGATATTCATAGCATTGGCCTACGCGGAGATTGGCGGCATGCTGCCTAAGAGTGGTGGTATTGTTAGATATCCTCAGTATACCCATGGCGGCTTTGCGTCGTTTATAATGGGTTGGGCGTACTTCCTAAGCGCGGTCACTGTTGCTCCATCAGAGGCCATAGCTGCCGTGACCTACATGTCAAGTTACTTACCACAGCTAATGTCCAATGGCTTATTAACGCCATTGGGTACGTTGGTGGCCGCTGCTTTGGTTGTATTCTTCTTCCTTCTTAATTGGTATGGTGTTCATGTTATGGGTAAGACGAACACGGCCGTTGGTTGGTGGAAACTAATAATACCATCCCTAACCTTCATTTTACTCATGGCACTAGCCATGCACACAGTTAATTACTCAGGGCTCGCTGGCGGTTTTATACCGTATGGCTGGTCAGAAGTCTTCCTGGCAATACCAACCACTGGCATAGCCTATGCATACCTGGGCTTTAGGCAGGGCATTGATTACAGCGGTGAGGCTAGGAAGGCGACTGACGTAGTTTGGGGTACAATACTCGGTTATGTAATTGTGATGTTCATTTACGTAATGCTCCAGGTGGCATTTATAGGTGCAGTTAATTGGAGCGCCGCTAAGGTAAGTCCAGGCAATTGGCAGGCCTTATCATCCTCAGTATTAAGTAGTGGTCCATTCTATGAGATTATGGCCACCAGTGGCGTAGCAATACTTGCCGGCTTCGCAGTAATACTATTAATAGATGCCATAATCTCACCATCAGGTACTGGCTGGATATACATAGGCACAACGGCGAGGACAATATATGGCATGGCGGCTGATGGTCACCTACCATCTGCGTTCCTAAAGCTAAATAGACATAAGATCCCACTTTGGCCGACAATTGCTGCCTTAGTACTTGGACTATTATTCCTGTTGCCATTCCCGACTTGGTTTGCGATATCCTCATTTATAACAACAACTACTGTGTTCACGTACATAATCGGCGGGCCATCATTAATGACCCTCAGGAGGACTGCACCAAATGCTAACAGGCCAATTAAATTGCCTGCTGCGTCGGTGATTGGTGCCATAGCCACAATAGCGGCCTTCCTAATTGTCTACTGGTCAACCTTCTACTATCTATGGTTTGCAATAGCCCTAATACTTGCCGGCTTACCGCTATTCTACATGTACACAATGGTCAATAGGTATGGGGCAAGCAGAACCGCTGGCATTGTATCTGGGATAATATACTGGGTCGTACTTATCGTAGCCACATACTACCTGATATACCTCCCATTCGCAGCACCCACTGGGTGGCCTGCCTCATTACCAGTCACAATGCTCAAATTACAGCCGACGCATATAGTAGATTTTGTTAGTTATGTCGTGGTAATGATAGCCATGGTTGTTGGATTTACGCTGTACGTGGCCTCTACGGCTAGGGATCGTGAGATAGCGATGAAGCATGTGAAGGCTGGTTGGTGGGTTGTGGCAACAATATTCTCGGCATTCATACTATCATTCCTAGGCTCCTTCAGCGTCTTCGAGACACCTATAATACCATTCCCGTGGGACACCATAATAGCTGCACTTGTGGCTCTTGGACTATATCTCTACGGCTCATATAGTGGAATTCTCACTGAGGACTTAGTTGTTGCGTTGAGAGAGCTTGGGGGTGTTTAG
- a CDS encoding dihydrolipoyl dehydrogenase, producing the protein MLGKYPVFPPTDPEFEDPPKLDKYDVVVIGGGGGGYHGAFELSKGGLKVLMVDDKGNLGGNCLYEGCIPSKSVYMTIYLMEKIRGILNSVGNKDINAVRVLWENAIDHKDNVQYIRYLQHIREIKGHENVDFVKGIAEVIDEHRVRVRAIDGSWTKDVEARQLLIATGSVPIKIPVPGADLAIGSQELFGYKTSYRKIPNDVVIIGGGYIGVEVASVLGSMGIKATIVEMLPRILTGWDNDVVSKIEEKLKSKGVEVLTNSKVIGIKEEGGQKIVEFERPDGSRGYVAGSEVIMAVGRKPYVEGLDKLGIVEKGHVDVESSMRTKAPNTYAAGDVIGKYMLYHAAVKESVVAAWNILHGKPIYEVNFNSIPMAIFTEPEAAMVGLNEDAAKARGINYVTVSYPLEDDAYAQIMGVREGWVKLIIERESQRIIGGVVYGEAASLIINEIALAVSVNARVKDIALLAHQHPTIFEAIDRAAIRFSL; encoded by the coding sequence GTGCTTGGAAAATACCCAGTATTCCCACCCACGGACCCTGAGTTTGAGGACCCACCAAAGTTAGATAAGTATGATGTTGTTGTTATAGGCGGTGGCGGAGGTGGTTATCATGGAGCCTTTGAGTTGAGTAAGGGTGGTCTTAAGGTTTTGATGGTTGATGATAAGGGAAATCTTGGCGGTAACTGCCTGTACGAGGGTTGTATACCGTCTAAGTCGGTTTACATGACGATATACCTAATGGAGAAGATAAGGGGTATACTAAATAGTGTTGGTAATAAGGACATAAATGCGGTTAGGGTTCTTTGGGAGAACGCGATTGATCATAAGGATAACGTCCAATACATTAGGTACTTACAGCACATTAGGGAGATTAAGGGGCACGAGAATGTGGACTTCGTTAAGGGCATTGCGGAGGTTATTGATGAGCATAGGGTTAGGGTTAGGGCTATTGATGGTTCCTGGACTAAGGATGTTGAGGCGAGACAACTGCTGATAGCAACCGGGTCAGTGCCGATTAAAATACCTGTACCTGGTGCTGACCTTGCCATTGGAAGCCAGGAATTATTTGGTTATAAGACGAGTTATAGGAAGATACCGAATGACGTTGTGATTATAGGCGGTGGTTACATAGGTGTTGAGGTTGCATCAGTACTTGGTTCCATGGGTATCAAGGCAACGATAGTTGAGATGTTGCCTAGGATATTAACTGGTTGGGATAATGACGTTGTCTCTAAGATCGAGGAGAAGCTGAAATCTAAGGGTGTTGAGGTTCTCACGAACTCAAAGGTTATTGGTATTAAGGAGGAGGGTGGGCAAAAGATTGTTGAGTTTGAGAGACCAGATGGCAGTAGGGGTTACGTGGCTGGTTCTGAGGTTATAATGGCGGTTGGTAGGAAGCCTTATGTGGAGGGTCTCGATAAGTTGGGCATTGTTGAGAAGGGGCATGTTGATGTTGAGTCGTCAATGAGGACTAAGGCGCCCAATACTTACGCAGCCGGCGATGTGATTGGTAAGTACATGCTTTATCATGCAGCTGTTAAGGAGTCCGTGGTCGCGGCATGGAATATACTCCACGGCAAGCCCATTTATGAAGTCAACTTCAACTCAATACCAATGGCAATATTCACAGAACCCGAAGCGGCAATGGTCGGTTTAAACGAGGATGCTGCTAAGGCTAGAGGTATTAATTATGTAACTGTGTCATACCCGCTTGAGGATGATGCATACGCCCAAATAATGGGTGTTAGGGAGGGTTGGGTTAAGTTGATTATTGAGAGGGAGAGCCAGAGGATTATTGGTGGTGTTGTTTATGGTGAAGCTGCTTCGCTAATAATTAATGAGATAGCATTGGCGGTATCCGTGAATGCCAGGGTTAAGGACATAGCACTACTTGCGCATCAGCATCCAACAATATTCGAGGCCATCGATAGGGCGGCCATTAGGTTCTCACTGTGA
- a CDS encoding DUF2175 domain-containing protein, which translates to MSRKIWKCYRCGEEVVEGMKFTFTKQGPIHWECFRAEVRDRFNGSIPEDVNIMLELLDYLADGIVKIKELETRASSDELRQVLMARRKIIEGEMAKLMSELNKVLYGSA; encoded by the coding sequence ATGAGCAGGAAAATCTGGAAGTGCTATAGGTGCGGTGAGGAGGTTGTTGAAGGTATGAAGTTCACGTTCACTAAACAAGGTCCAATTCATTGGGAGTGCTTTAGGGCTGAGGTCAGGGATAGGTTCAATGGAAGTATCCCTGAGGACGTGAATATAATGCTTGAGTTATTGGATTATCTGGCGGATGGTATTGTTAAGATCAAGGAGCTTGAAACCAGGGCTTCCTCAGACGAGTTAAGGCAGGTACTCATGGCCAGGAGGAAGATTATTGAGGGTGAAATGGCTAAGTTAATGAGTGAATTGAATAAAGTGCTTTATGGAAGTGCTTGA
- a CDS encoding AAA family ATPase, with the protein MSENYFDRIRNVYAKLNSMFFKYENEVLGALMATLSRENYLLVGPPGTAKTTLVYALSKLLNAKWFYRQLTKFTDLEEILGPINIAKLLDGKVERIYANSIVESEFALLDEIFNASSAILNTLLSILNERVVYDGEKVVPVRTWTVFGASNRIPDEEELQALYDRFPLRVFTEWVSPDDTEPLIIKGWELRMDLERMEPLATMDDVQAVNKIITQYVYDHIKDISKIISPIIANYVEHIPISNRTRVKVPMYVATYLMLHGIDIGRAELTPSLLRVGTIKVLRYLVNNKDQLNEYTSFATVHMPEDLLRLSELLSEAKALINNEVYDEARQRIRDAKELLNQIRSKWDAVMVKLYTDEINELEDLLKKLEEALSESRR; encoded by the coding sequence GTGAGTGAGAACTATTTTGATAGGATTAGGAATGTTTATGCGAAATTGAATAGTATGTTCTTTAAGTATGAGAATGAGGTCCTTGGGGCATTAATGGCTACCTTGTCCAGGGAGAATTACCTACTAGTTGGTCCGCCAGGTACTGCAAAAACAACGTTGGTATACGCATTATCTAAACTGCTAAATGCCAAGTGGTTTTATAGGCAGTTAACGAAGTTTACGGATCTCGAGGAGATCCTAGGCCCAATAAACATTGCTAAGCTTTTGGATGGTAAGGTGGAGAGGATATACGCGAACTCAATAGTGGAGAGCGAGTTTGCACTGCTTGATGAGATATTCAATGCATCAAGCGCCATATTGAACACGCTATTATCCATACTCAATGAGAGGGTCGTTTATGATGGTGAAAAGGTGGTCCCAGTGAGGACCTGGACAGTCTTTGGCGCAAGCAATAGGATTCCCGATGAGGAGGAGTTACAGGCGCTCTATGATAGGTTCCCGCTAAGGGTCTTCACCGAGTGGGTTAGCCCTGATGATACTGAGCCATTGATAATAAAGGGTTGGGAGTTAAGGATGGACCTGGAAAGGATGGAGCCCCTGGCTACCATGGACGACGTACAAGCCGTTAATAAGATAATTACGCAATACGTTTATGACCACATAAAGGATATATCAAAGATCATAAGCCCAATAATAGCCAATTACGTTGAGCACATACCGATTAGTAATAGGACTAGGGTTAAGGTGCCAATGTACGTAGCCACGTACTTAATGCTCCACGGCATAGACATAGGCCGTGCTGAATTAACACCATCACTGTTAAGGGTGGGTACGATAAAGGTGCTTAGATACTTAGTTAATAATAAGGATCAATTAAATGAATATACATCATTCGCAACAGTACATATGCCAGAGGACTTGTTAAGACTAAGCGAGCTGCTCAGTGAGGCAAAGGCCCTAATAAATAATGAGGTTTATGATGAAGCAAGACAAAGAATAAGGGATGCCAAGGAGCTACTAAACCAGATAAGGAGTAAGTGGGATGCGGTAATGGTTAAGTTGTATACCGATGAGATAAATGAATTGGAGGATTTACTAAAGAAGCTAGAGGAGGCATTAAGCGAGAGTAGGCGTTAA
- a CDS encoding glycosyltransferase — protein sequence MMILLALVILGVLIIIASVLSSLLSLYFEIKYWRGRRRAGELINGNYPWVTVIMPVRGLDQNIKGNIASVLDQDYPGRRNYIFVLDSDDDPAYGIIKDLIKGFNVDASVLINRGGRSKGEALAFALSHVDGEIVVFVDSDALVHRHWLRNLVSSLVKGSGAATTYRFYVPLRRLSLGSLLRASFNMIGITAMQNPVARFTWGGSTAIWKWILDKWRIRDYLPYYLSDDYVITHFVHREGLAIDFVPESLVLTLEDVSIKEAFTWSVRQLWYVRVYGFRGFLLYAASYTLYVVTLPIAIALSFINAWFIVPGLLPFIFGVVKDYIRISGIKALDRFYGINITRGYSTLLALISILNVYFSWLAIIKTMFTKSINWRGREFTVMDAIRLMKERPLE from the coding sequence ATGATGATATTATTAGCGTTGGTAATTCTCGGTGTATTGATAATTATTGCATCTGTATTATCATCATTGTTATCCCTATATTTCGAGATTAAGTATTGGAGGGGTAGGAGGAGGGCTGGTGAATTGATTAATGGTAATTATCCCTGGGTAACCGTGATAATGCCCGTGAGAGGCTTGGATCAAAACATTAAAGGTAATATAGCCAGTGTTTTGGATCAGGATTATCCAGGCCGTAGGAATTACATCTTCGTACTCGATAGCGATGATGACCCGGCATACGGCATCATTAAGGACCTGATTAAAGGGTTTAATGTTGATGCCTCGGTATTAATTAACAGGGGTGGACGTAGTAAGGGTGAGGCCTTGGCCTTTGCCTTAAGTCACGTAGATGGTGAAATTGTTGTTTTCGTCGATAGTGATGCCCTTGTTCATAGGCATTGGCTTAGGAACTTGGTATCCTCGCTGGTTAAAGGCTCGGGCGCCGCCACAACGTATAGATTCTACGTACCACTCAGGAGGCTTAGCCTTGGTTCATTATTAAGGGCTAGCTTTAACATGATTGGTATCACGGCGATGCAGAACCCTGTGGCTAGGTTCACCTGGGGTGGCTCCACGGCTATTTGGAAATGGATATTGGATAAGTGGAGGATCCGTGATTACCTGCCTTATTACCTGAGTGATGATTATGTAATCACGCACTTCGTACATAGGGAGGGCTTAGCCATAGACTTTGTCCCTGAGTCCCTAGTCCTGACGCTCGAGGATGTAAGCATTAAGGAGGCCTTTACCTGGTCTGTTAGGCAGTTGTGGTATGTCAGGGTTTACGGATTTAGGGGATTCCTGCTATATGCCGCATCCTACACATTGTATGTAGTTACGCTGCCCATAGCCATAGCCCTCTCATTCATTAATGCGTGGTTCATAGTACCTGGGCTTTTACCATTTATTTTTGGTGTGGTTAAGGATTACATTAGGATAAGTGGCATTAAGGCCCTTGACAGATTTTATGGCATTAACATAACGAGAGGTTATTCAACGCTCCTGGCACTAATCTCGATATTGAATGTTTACTTTTCCTGGCTGGCAATAATTAAGACTATGTTTACTAAATCCATTAATTGGAGGGGCCGTGAATTCACGGTGATGGATGCCATAAGATTAATGAAGGAGAGACCGCTTGAGTGA
- a CDS encoding NAD(P)-dependent oxidoreductase — translation MDNYSPRLLFKPGSNAGRGMTNIRVGLAGLGVMGWRIAKNLRDAGLLIGVYNRTFDKALRFSREFGVEAFKTPSELARASDVIITMLSDDEAVRNVIAGSDGVLSGLRPGSLVIDMSTISPSVSIELANTIKSRGSEMVDAPVIGTSIAVERKEIVVLVGGSDEAFNRAREVLQYTAKTIVHVGPNGYGLYAKLINNALLGSYVVALAEVVQLGKAFGLNDSVILDVLTKLSSARSPTSELKVPKMLSGDYSVQFALKHMRKDLDIVNREASIRGVPIPMASLALQLYRIAERMGLSEEDFAAVLKVLVKQ, via the coding sequence ATGGATAATTACAGCCCGAGATTGTTATTTAAACCAGGGAGTAACGCTGGGCGTGGTATGACCAACATTAGGGTTGGACTGGCAGGGCTTGGCGTGATGGGTTGGAGAATCGCCAAGAACTTAAGGGATGCGGGCTTACTAATTGGGGTTTATAATAGGACGTTTGATAAAGCCCTGAGGTTTAGTAGGGAGTTTGGTGTTGAGGCATTTAAGACACCGAGTGAGCTTGCCAGGGCATCTGACGTAATAATCACAATGCTTAGCGATGATGAGGCTGTTAGAAATGTTATTGCGGGCAGTGACGGCGTACTGAGTGGTTTAAGGCCTGGCTCTTTAGTAATTGATATGTCTACGATATCGCCAAGCGTCTCAATAGAACTCGCCAATACCATTAAGTCCAGGGGTAGTGAAATGGTTGATGCCCCAGTGATTGGTACGTCCATAGCCGTTGAGAGAAAGGAGATAGTGGTGCTTGTTGGTGGTTCTGATGAGGCGTTTAATAGGGCTAGGGAGGTCCTACAGTATACAGCTAAAACCATAGTTCACGTGGGACCGAATGGCTACGGGCTATATGCGAAGTTAATAAACAATGCCTTGCTTGGTTCGTATGTCGTCGCTTTGGCTGAGGTTGTTCAGTTGGGTAAGGCCTTCGGTCTCAATGACTCTGTAATCCTAGACGTATTGACTAAATTATCGAGTGCCAGATCACCGACGTCTGAGTTAAAGGTCCCCAAAATGCTTAGTGGGGATTACTCGGTTCAGTTTGCCCTTAAGCACATGCGTAAGGACCTTGATATAGTTAATAGGGAGGCCTCGATACGCGGTGTCCCAATACCGATGGCATCATTAGCCCTTCAGCTCTATAGAATTGCTGAGAGGATGGGTCTTTCCGAGGAGGACTTCGCCGCCGTATTGAAAGTGTTGGTCAAGCAGTAA